One genomic window of Amphiura filiformis chromosome 3, Afil_fr2py, whole genome shotgun sequence includes the following:
- the LOC140147705 gene encoding uncharacterized protein codes for MIPLAVGKDPNMVRLMAETLGFLCSCEQLHFRLVKAGVLSIILGLSMMHDSDLAFWAAALLLNLAMTSGEVKFAILKAGGLQALVELCLGDHENSQVTTMAAKTLVMLGFTEEPLKIHLHCDSESGNVNIHNKNFYLSHPGITVMVWDTLISDELVCQNFNKENSEVIPSLALDIPSLQEAGQNIGNLVFITIKGKHCAAYLQGLKGVLHFNEDTSFSGITNLDPLTLPDNHMCAIVSQLSAPNRLDVWHLDKSDKPIDLQLQYSYGDIVNNRVYQLLLLPSLKCIDSIPAHSPISRVSELELLEVFACHNMHLQTLRDSKKLLDILTDMIWYCAEKGFESLESEPLAVAHCLGALRVLAVITTHEYYKSELLDKDTASAIVSLLFNLVNIWLASQIGQPVERVSPGRQGDTIPMPGTLTPRPVSRGDALATGGVLTDELDGDMLENTEESLLKSQTLEDTISSLGSMVQQLAHSTSHHGRETVNVTAVDSAVYTELESEARTDDQQIMYTRVAKCSALIINNLASHHNPDTIKTSQIVLNKAGATHMLWAVLLSSTDDFKNVISLPICYTLTRLVTTDFPPVSDDSVVLNPDDKTSSLIISSDCLEVSNVTMTRLVTTYLPPVSDDSVVLNPDDKTSSLIISSDCLEVS; via the exons ATGATACCACTGGCTGTCGGTAAGGATCCTAACATGGTCAGACTTATGGCAGAAACATTGGGCTTCCTTTGCTCATGTG AGCAACTCCATTTCAGACTTGTGAAAGCTGGTGTCTTATCCATAATCTTGGGTTTATCAATGATGCATGATTCTGATCTGGCTTTCTGGGCTGCTGCATTACTGCTGAATTTGGCCATGACTTCAG GTGAAGTAAAGTTTGCCATTTTAAAAGCAGGTGGTTTACAAGCTTTGGTTGAGTTGTGTCTTGGTGATCATGAGAACAGTCAAGTGACTACTATGGCAGCTAAAACACTTGTCATGCTGGGATTCACAG AGGAGCCTCTGAAGATTCATCTTCATTGTGATAGTGAATCAGGAAATGTAAATATTCACAACAAGAATTTCTACCTCAGTCATCCAGGG ATAACAGTCATGGTTTGGGATACACTGATAAGTGATGAGTTGGTCTGTCAGAATTTCAACAAAGAGAATTCTGAGGTGATCCCCAGTTTGGCCCTTGACATTCCTAGTCTGCAAGAAGCAGGTCAAAATATAGGCAACCTTGTGTTCATAACCATCAAAGGAAAGCACTGTGCTGCCTATCTGCAAG GTCTCAAAGGTGTTCTGCACTTCAATGAAGACACATCTTTCTCAGGAATAACCAATCTAGATCCATTGACCCTACCAGATAACCATATGTGTGCAATAGTATCACAATTAAGTGCCCCTAATAGGCTGGATGTGTGGCACTTAGATAAGAGTGATAAACCAATAGACCTGCAATTACAATACAGCTATG GTGATATTGTAAACAATAGAGTATATCAGCTGTTACTGCTACCATCACTGAAATGCATAGACAGTATACCAGCACACAGTCCTATTAGCAGAGTATCTGAATTGGAATTACTAGAAGTGTTTGCTTGTCATAACATGCATCTACAAACCCTCAGGGACTCCAAGAAGCTACTGGATATATTGACAGACATGATATG GTACTGTGCTGAGAAAGGTTTTGAGAGTCTGGAATCAGAACCTCTAGCTGTAGCACATTGTCTTGGAGCCCTGCGAGTGTTAGCTGTAATAACAACACATG AATATTATAAATCGGAGCTACTAGACAAAGATACAGCTAGTGCCATAGTCTCGCTGCTATTCAATCTGGTCAATATCTGGCTAGCATCACAGATAGGCCAACCTGTTGAAAGGGTATCTCCGGGAAGACAGGGAGATACCATACCTATGCCTGGAACATTAACACCAAG ACCTGTGAGCAGAGGAGATGCTTTGGCTACAGGTGGAGTTCTAACTGATGAACTTGATGG aGATATGCTGGAAAACACAGAAGAATCACTTCTCAAAAGCCAAACTTTGGAAGATACGATTTCATCCTTGGGTAGTATGGTTCAACAGCTGGCACATTCCACTTCACATCATGGGAGGGAAACTGTAAATGTCACTGCAGTTGATAGCGCAGTGTATACTGAATTAGAAAGTG AAGCTAGAACAGATGATCAGCAAATCATGTACACAAGGGTAGCCAAGTGTTCTGCCTTGATTATCAACAACCTGGCAAGTCATCACAACCCTG atacaattaaaacttCTCAAATAGTCTTAAACAAAGCTGGAGCTACCCACATGCTTTGGGCTGTTCTTTTGAGTTCAACAGATGACTTCAAAAACGTTATATCA CTGCCTATATGTTACACACTGACAAGATTAGTCACAACAGATTTCCCACCTGTCTCAGATGACTCTGTGGTACTGAATCCTGATGACAAGACATCATCATTGATTATCAGCAGTGATTGTTTAGAGGTAAGTAATGTTACAATGACAAGATTAGTCACAACATACTTGCCACCTGTCTCAGATGACTCTGTGGTACTGAATCCTGATGACAAGACATCATCATTGATTATCAGCAGTGATTGTTTAGAGGTAAGCTAA
- the LOC140148594 gene encoding uncharacterized protein, which translates to MSNGIIQIGWATKDCQYGPEKGVGIGDFINSCAYDGARCKKWNGPVTETLSNDYGMEWCEGDIVSCLMDCNGNASFWLHGVDMGVAFKGLDLSQGWHPACSVSSEQQLRFNFGDAPFRYGNQVPSGFVPFCQIRPPKITDKTSLEEQPCSENRNNNAEVMDTHLTSPNNEVQDGESVENQDESYDSKISAATCDTNQAIHPPVGFDSPIAVDDSTDEVCPVLSPDDDTSMAEFGYSGIQGEECADTGTAMEEPITDEFFGEGGEEALQPDMDDSEFQAMGAGDEETCDGNRPISRQLYLSSAGEAGGENPTPSLYYEVAVTHSSDKPLVLGYCTMDELDHVCAVLVKSDNQIVLPDEALTHIPVDKSVIIGCGLLSPPGAIFFTIDGNPIRHLFSFSEPEAGQTPLMPCTNNPFLRINYGQRTFAYEPANQSEHRLGMAALLHNYHQRRMVGLGQAR; encoded by the exons ATGAGCAATGGGATCATCCAGATTGGTTGGGCTACTAAAGACTGTCAATATGGACCAGAAAAAG GAGTTGGTATTGGTGATTTTATAAACTCCTGTGCATATGATGGGGCCAGATGCAAGAAATGGAATGGACCAGTCACTGAAACATTG AGTAATGACTATGGTATGGAATGGTGTGAAGGGGATATAGTAAGCTGTCTCATGGATTGCAATGGTAATGCTAGCTTTTGGTTACATGGAGTCGACATGGGTGTTGCTTTCAAGG GTTTAGACTTGAGTCAGGGTTGGCATCCAGCTTGTTCAGTGTCATCAGAACAACAACTGAGATTTAATTTTGGAGATGCTCCATTTAG ATATGGAAATCAAGTACCATCAGGCTTTGTTCCATTCTGTCAGATAAGACCTCCCAAAATTACAGACAAAACATCTTTAGAAGAACAGCCATGCTCTGAGAATAGAAACAATAATGCTGAGGTAATGGATACCCACCTTACAAGCCCTAACAATGAAGTTCAGGATGGAGAAAGTGTTGAGAATCAAGATGAAAGTTATGACTCCAAAATTAGTGCTGCCACATGCGATACAAATCAGGCAATTCACCCACCTGTTGGATTTGATTCACCAATTGCAGTGGATGATTCTACTGATGAAGTTTGCCCTGTGTTGAGTCCTGATGATGACACCAGTATGGCAGAGTTTGGATACTCTGGTATTCAGGGGGAGGAATGTGCAGATACAGGAACAGCCATGGAGGAGCCTATCACAGATGAGTTCTTTGGTGAAGGTGGGGAGGAAGCATTGCAGCCAGATATGGATGATTCAGAGTTTCAGGCAATGGGAGCAGGAGATGAGGAGACATGTGATGGGAATAGACCAATCAGCAGGCAGCTCTATCTGTCATCTGCTGGTGAAGCTGGTGGTGAAAATCCTACACCTTCCCTTTATTATGAGGTGGCAGTAACACATTCCAGTGACAA aCCTCTAGTGCTTGGTTACTGTACCATGGATGAATTGGACCATGTATGTGCTGTGCTAGTGAAGTCTGATAATCAGATTGTCTTGCCAGATGAAGCTCTTACCCAT ATTCCAGTGGATAAGAGTGTTATAATTGGATGCGGGCTGCTGTCCCCTCCAGGAGCTATTTTCTTTACCATTGATGGAAACCCAATAA GGCACCTGTTTAGTTTCAGTGAGCCAGAAGCAGGACAGACACCCTTGATGCCTTGTACAAACAACCCCTTTCTCAGGATTAATTATGGACAACGCACATTTGCATACGAGCCAGCTAACCAATCAGAGCACAGGCTTGGTATGGCAGCATTACTTCATAATTACCATCAAAGGAGAATGGTGGGACTTGGTCAAGCCAGGTAG